The DNA region GAAGCAGACTGCTCTAAGAGACTTTGCTAGAGTATCTCTTGATATAGTTATACACAACGGATACACAAAAAACATATTCCCTGTTTGCTTTAAAAAGTTAGATGCTAAAAAAATGGATGTACCAATAATATATGCTTTTATCTTGTGCTTAAACTTCTGTCTCTGCGTCCTTTATTTGCAAGAGCGGGGCCTTTGAATTGATATTTCTTGACAGATGGTCTTCATCTaccttcttttcttgtgtttTTCCCCACATCACAgcatagaagccaacgacaattACAATTGACCCCACCAAGCTGTAACAAAAGTGATGATTAGGCACATGTAGTCCATTTTGCCAACACTTCTATAGATTTGTATGGTTGTCAAAGAAATATGACAATACCTTCCAAGGTAGAAAATATCTCCTAAGAAGATGATACCCAATGCAGCAGCAATTACAATCCCCAGAGGATGGAACATAGCAACAAAGAGAGGTCCCCTTCTACGAACGCACCAAAACATTACACTGACTTGAAATGCAGAGCCAAAAACTCCCTAAGAAAAGCAAAATACATGTCAGCTGGTTGAGATATGCTGAAGAAGGGTCAGATGGTTGAGATATGCTGTAGAAGGAAACTGATGTACTCGATGCCGATCAAATAAGAAACCATAAATTCATTATTTTCAATTGACAAAGCTCAAAAGATTTATAATTGTCTTGTAATTAGGCTTCTTCTAAGATGCACAAGTTAACGTATTCTCAAAGGAACCACTGGGAATAAAGTGTAATAGCTGGATAGAAGAAGACGGAAGCTAAACCACCATAATTGGACAACTGTTAGGCCAGGGTAATTTGAATAATTTCTTGAACACAAGATAAACCAAATTCAAAGCTAATATCACTCCTTAGCAGGTTTTAGCACATCAATAGAAGTTATGTAAGCCTATGTCTTGTTTTACTAAGTGATTATGAGGACAGTTTTGATTTGTCTTGGTTTAGTAGTCTTTGGAAGTAATTGTTCTTAAATAGCAATGCACTTAGTTGTAATTTAAAATATCATTAGCAAGCTGGTAGAGAAAGTAAGTAAGAGAATTCAATATACTAATGATGTAGAAAAAACTGTTCTAATTACCACTAAAGATTCCCAAATCACTGTTCAGTGTATTTTGAAAGGGAAATGGGCACCAAGCCCATGAAAGGTTTGCCTGTTAAGAAGACATGATATGTCAAGACATTTCCACAGTTAAAGCAATTTGTTGCCGAAAATTTTAGCTAACCATATGAAGGCAGTACGTGAATCTTTCAATTTTATGCGGATCCCATGAATAAAGAAACTCTTCAGAAATTAGAAATATCTATTATTCATTTACCACTTTGCCAatatcttcttctccttctcacTTTCGTATCACTAATTTACAGCACATACTTTCCAACCTGAACACCTTTGTCACAGCCACTAAATTCAGTGTGCAAACATATATTATTGGTCCAGCTTATCCCTCTCAACCTTTCATTTGTTTTAACTTTTTGAGATTCATATTTTAGAACAAACTCCTTGTCCAGTTTAGTACCGAAATTGATCCTACCTTAGCAAAACGCACTAACTTAGATTAACTAAGAGTAGGGGAAAAAAAACTGTATCCTTAGGTTGCAATTGGGAAAGTTTAGTCTACTAGGAACAAACTGAGCAAGGTAGAGGAAAATGTACTAGCTTGAATTTAATTCTGATGCTAAGCAGGCAGAAAGATAGAATCAGATTAAGTAAATTCATACCATTCACAATTCAACATGAATCATTTATTTATTGAAGTACCCATACAGAGCCTGACGTCAACTTCGTCGATAATTATCTTAGTATGGTCACAATATGAACAAATCCTATAATGTAAAATGCACACATTTTACCTACTTACTGAGTATAGAACAGCGAACAATCTCGTACCAGGTTGTAGCATCCAAGCATTTAAGTCCATGTCCATAAATAGAGAGACTATTGCTGATAGAATGGAGgaaaagaagcagtaaaagaagACCACAATCAGCTCAACTGGATAACTTTTAAGGACGGAAGCCTGTAAAAAGCATAAATATATCAGTTCTAGCACCGATTCTCAACTAACAAAGGTGTGACTTTCAATGAGCTATTCTCACACCTGTACAATTAGATATGCTGAAGCCGCTATGCAATCCACTACAAGATATAGTCCTCCAATCACCCAGTCAGTTTCCTGAAAATGAAGATAATTTTGAGGCTTCAAAGATGAGGAAGTCAACAAAATTTGTGGTCCCTTGTAAAGAGTGGCGGTGAAGGCTCCGGCAATTGAGACGACGGTTCCAACAGATTTAATCAGGGTACTTGTACTTCGGCAATCTAATTTCTCCATCCTGATAGAAAGCAAAGATGTATATTTGTTATTCGTTACTGTCTCTTGTGATCGAACAGATCTATAGTATCCATTTGCATTAATGAAGCTTACAAAGAGAGTAGACTTCACTGAATGCTTCTTTAGCAGGTTTATCAAAATGATATGACCTACTAATGTGTGTGCTTGCAGGTGTTATATATGCATGTGTATGTGCTCCatttttacttcatattttcttCTAAATCTTCATAACCAAATGGCAGATGAGAAAGAATTTGAAACACAACATCCCCAACAAAGAATATtgaggtatttttgtataattcaCTTTTTCCAGTTCAATAAACATTTTTTAGTTTATAGATAGCTAAACTCATGGTACTGTACAATATTCTGTTTTCTTTCCATCATTTTATTCTTCCTTCCATGGTTCCTTAATTTCCCGAGAATCATTACATTGTTTCTGTTTACACATGTTCTTTAATTGAATGGGAATGAGCATTCAGTTGAATTAGAAAACAATTATACTGACTATCGAAAACGAAGAAATTGTGATGAAAACAAACATATTACTGAAAACATAAGTATACCAAGTAGAAAATTCCAAATTACGGACACTTCAGTTCGGAGGAAACAATATACTAATCTGTTTTCTCATAAGCTAGAAAGTGAATAAACTAGCTTGCTtaatactccctccattccaTTTTATATGACACTCATTCTTTTTAGACTTTTCCAGAGAGAAGATGATCATTTCCATATTTGGTAATTTTTCACTTTAAAtttctcattttacccttaaagACATGCTCTTAGCTATAGAAATGTCATGATATAGTTAAGAGCACAAGTTCGTGCgcgtctttctttctttttaaaactAAGTGCCCAATCAAACATGATCATATAAAATGAAGCGAAGTGATATTAGCGTTCATTCTACTCTAAAATCAACTAGAACAAAAGTGAGAAGAGGGTAGAAACCTGAAAATGACGGCAAGTATGAAAGTAAAACCTGGGATGAGATTGAGCATAGCTGAGGCAAATGAAGCAGAAGTATAATTAATCCCAGCATACCCTGTTAGCTGAGCTGAACAACTACACAAAATCATGAAAAACCCATAACCCAAAAATTAGACCTTTACCAATTGCTAATTCAAGAAACAGCTAATTGAAAGATGAGAATCACATACCCAAGAACTCCTAGCAAGAAAAATCCACATATAAGTGAGAAATTGAGTGGAGAACGAATTGACCtatagaagaagaaagaagggaggagaataagagaggcaagagcattggaGTAGAAGACGAAAGTGAAGTTGGTCATTCCAGTTGACATAGCTTTTTTGCCTACAATCATTAGACCGACTTGTGCAAATTGTGTTGAAACCATTCCTATGTATGGCAAAGCTtccttcatcttcatcttcatcttcatcttcatctccaTCGCCATTTTTCAGTGTCTCTTGTTCGCTGACCtgaacttggactttattcagTACACTTCCAAAATCCAACATGTGATTCTAGGAAAACTGTTGTATAGTGGGtcccaaaatcaccccaaaaaactaaaaaaatatatttgtggAAATATcaacctccaaatcatattttaTCAATTATATTTTTTACATCAAGATATAAAATTTATCTTAAATGTCGCCCTATCAATAGCCTTCGCCAGCGCTCGGTCGCACGCAGATGCCAATAGTGCCCTTCGGCAGGCTACACCCCAACGCGTGCCCGTTGTCAGCACAATCGACCCATGCATTGCGGCCAGCACCGCACGCGCAAACCATGATACTAAAGACATGGTTGCCGCCCACGGACTTACTTTTACCTTGTAGGAATCTAagtcctttttaaaaaaaatatagagtagttttacttcctGTATTTCCATTATGATTCTCTAGCTTATTTATGTCAAGTCTTATAACTTTGGTTTATtgttttaagcattattaggtgGATGAAGTAgccaaactttcaagcaagcaaacaattctctgtattAGTGTTTCTTCCCCTCGACACTGtgttgcctttctgtaatagctttcattaatgcaatcaagctttctttcatgctcattcacttttttttctcaattgctcttgacatcgATTTTTTCGTACATCACTGACAATCTCGTCTAGTGTACGGAGGGGACCCCAGTTGGCGGATAGTAACTGCAcagacatcggttgcttagccttacgtctcCATTCCAAGAcatctcaggaaggcgccgcgtaacagttggtaccAGAGCCTAGTCTCAATATTGGACGAGGGAACAAATTGCCATTACCCCTATTTCTGACCATAGTGGATCATGGGGACTGCATTGAGGCTCTTGAAGAGACGGTTAACATATTACGACCCATCGCGAATACAATGCATGATCTAAGAATCAGCCTAGTGCAAAGATTAGACGAACTGGACCGCAGGATGCGGCAGGCCGAAGGAGACATTGCAATCATCAATCGCGACTCTGAAGAAGACTGGCAAACGGTAGCCACAGAGGCAGCCGGAATTTTAGTAAATTCGAGGGGCTCCAACAGGAGCGGACCGAGGATTTAGCCCATATGGCATAAGAGGCATACAGGGTGACTGTCATGCAGCAAATCATAGATAACTTGACGGTTCAGCTCTATATTGTCAATGTTGTGTTACAAGGCCTATTTCGAGGAACCAAAAACCACATCTCGGGTGCTGTGAACCTCACCCATATGCCAcaaaaaatcaatatccctgaaTCGAAGCCCTACAATGGGGCTCGAAATGCCAAAGAAGTGGAGAACTTCATATTTGACATCGAACATTACTTCGATGTTATGGGGGAgctagaagaagaaaagaaggtaGCAACGGCTACCATGTATCTTAAGGGTGACGCTAAACTTTGGTGGCGGTTGAAATAAGAAGCTACCAGGGCTGGTGAAGATACTCTTGAGATATGGGGAGACCTGAAGGAAGCCATATGCTTACAATCCTTCCTtgaaaatgttgagtacaatgcaCTGAGAAAACTCTGAGAGCTCCGCTAGACCAAGTCAGTCCGAGATTACGTGCGTGAATTCTCCACACTTATCATGAACATACgggatatgggggacaaagacaaactcttctcATTCCTAGAAGGTTTGAAACATTATGCTCGTATGGAGATACAAAGACAAAGGGTAGATACTTTACCTAAGGCGTCGAAACTGCGAAATGCCTTGGGGACTACCAAATGAAAgctcggaaggataggcctcaacaaCCTGTCTGGGGAGGATACAAAAGGGGTCAGcctagcaatggtggccctagcagaagtggaggagatTGGTGCAACCAAATCTAAGCCTCCCACGACAATGATCAAGGGAGGAAGCCCCCTTAAGGATGTTGTCATTGCAGCGGGCcgcattggaacaatgaatgcccacaTGCATAAATGAACGCCCATCaaacttttgatgatgggacgGATGACGATGCTGACCAGACAGAACCAATAGGTGCCTTCAATGCATTTGTTTGTTCTATTTGTGAGGCCTTAGCGGGAACTAGTGCCGGTATCTgtaagaagaaggacccatgCACAGCCactaagaaaaggaaaacaaaggcgGATGAGTAGCCTCCTCTTAACCAGGACAagaccctaatgttcgtcgaaaTGAAAGTtcatggcaagcccattcgggcgatAATAGGCACGGGCGCTACTCACAATTACCTAGCCTCAACTCAGGTAGATCGCCTTGGTCTAGTCATAGGAAAGGGCAGAGGCCATGTCAAgtctatcaactcaccacctcagccAGTGAGTGGAATAGCCAAAAGAGTGTCGGTGAAGCTGGGTCCttacgaaggaaaattcaacTTGCGTGTAGTGATTATAGATGTCTTAGACCTGATAGTTGGATTGGaattcatgaggcaaaccaacaccattcaTGTACCTTGTGCAcacatgctactgatgatgggagtaaacggggccaagccctgcattatcccATGCACAACCATAAAGATAACAACAGGGAACATCTCAGCCCTACAGTTAAAGAAGGGAGTCAAAAGACATGAACTTACGTTCCTAGCTACCCAGTGTATTAAAGATATTGAATGCTCTCCGGGTCTCATTCATGCACCCGTGAAGGAGCTGCTAAAGGAGTTTTAAGATGCCATGCCATAGGACATGCCAAAGAGGCTCCTGCTTAGGCAAACTATGGACAATGcgattgagttggtgccgggtgcAAAGCCACCCACCCGGGCGACTTACATAATGTCACAACTCGAACTCACTAAGCTTTAGAGACAGTTGACGGAGATGCTGGACACGGGGATCATTGTGCCCTCCAAGTCCCCTTATGGGTCCCCAATCCTGTCTAAAAGAAACTGTTACACCATGTGCGTCCCAAGatgacgtaatgaatatgagacttattaattatcatttaaataattttaaagtcataatatggctatatatgatgtttgaatagaaaatatgaagtttggaaaaaatcagattaaagttgcggaaaaatcGACTCACGATTTGCCctgtaacagagctttttgagaaatatatttcatATGCTATATGAgttatttttgggacatattatataccagattgaaggtcttggaatgtaatTTCCAGATCTCTTAACCGTTCTTTCATACGACattcggataaaaagatataagcgtcggaagatgggcgagtgagagggtgccaagctagcacctctttgacttttcaaaagttgatatatatgtcttaattcgtctctctcttcattttcacATATAAACCAACCATATAACACCATAGAACCTgtccttgagctctctaatagtgtttcaaagaatactaacatcccgggtacgaaatcgagaagcgatcacatcagaacgatccctacgacgtaagtatcgctatattgagttttggaatgtatttaatagttactaaaattcctaatttctgtatttaagctttaaaatatcaaggaaggttgataaattcttTTTCTAATATTCAGAACTCAtaggacggtgatcggaagtcgtgagtttgatttatttcacttttagtggattgttttgtagtccactcatgTTGGATTATTGTGCTGATGATTTATAGAGTTTGGAAGGATTAAGGGCGTGGAGAAATGCCACATAtggtagggtagtaggctggTCGCTCGTTGTTGCAATTTCAGGTTAATTGATAACTTATTGATTGGgtatgttatggtatatttgggggtttttgttgtattgaaggtcccgaattgtagttgggTTATTTTTGAGTTGTTTATTGTACTGTGTTTGTATCTctcctatagtaggcttgagggagtaGTGAAATCAGggaaaatgctgcccgttttattttagaatcgagttatcatttaagatacgtgatataccaccgccatctaagttgtacacgcatttctttgttatagggttggtgTGCTAGTTGtcgtaagcttgttgttgagttgcattgacgacttgaggtatgttaaggctatcccttctttatttttggcatgatccaaatgatacaaacgaaacgagcaaaatatgcaaatttcataaatgactctattcatagaaatactaggggtgtctatattcttgattccccatgcgaattattattatatcctctgttcatgggtcttagaaaaatatgtatttgataaagtttgtccgaaaggcagagaaatcttattaacgtatttcttatgcatttcatgcatttacacatgtacattgaaccatgaccagaaagcgttatatacgcgtatattatatgtatatgggatatgggaaaaggttacggtgttatatacgcaccaacacctgatcagctggtatacgttgatgattttgcccacagtggctgagatgatatgatgggatgccctcagaggcttgatgatgttatgtacgcatatacttaTGCATGGTATGTCATTTATacacacgtgcatgacattataaatattttcatgattcacagagctattcagacttacaggt from Nicotiana tabacum cultivar K326 chromosome 24, ASM71507v2, whole genome shotgun sequence includes:
- the LOC107801080 gene encoding WAT1-related protein At3g28050, whose translation is MAMEMKMKMKMKMKEALPYIGMVSTQFAQVGLMIVGKKAMSTGMTNFTFVFYSNALASLILLPSFFFYRSIRSPLNFSLICGFFLLGVLGCSAQLTGYAGINYTSASFASAMLNLIPGFTFILAVIFRMEKLDCRSTSTLIKSVGTVVSIAGAFTATLYKGPQILLTSSSLKPQNYLHFQETDWVIGGLYLVVDCIAASAYLIVQASVLKSYPVELIVVFFYCFFSSILSAIVSLFMDMDLNAWMLQPGTRLFAVLYSGVFGSAFQVSVMFWCVRRRGPLFVAMFHPLGIVIAAALGIIFLGDIFYLGSLVGSIVIVVGFYAVMWGKTQEKKVDEDHLSRNINSKAPLLQIKDAETEV